The following proteins are encoded in a genomic region of Streptococcus equi subsp. equi:
- the yjjK_1 gene encoding ATPase components of ABC transporters with duplicated ATPase domains, producing the protein MLKLLIEKPNVLLLDEPTNDLDIATLTVLEHFLAQFAGPVITVSHDRYFLDKVATKVLAFEHGAIREYYGNYSDYLDEKAFEAEVIEPAVSEQKAGTDHQVTSKKRMSYLEKKEWAAIEEKLAAIEQQIATIEEQMLRAASDYDQLAQYQKELDQRNLELLEAYERFDYLSELEE; encoded by the coding sequence TTGCTAAAGCTCTTGATCGAAAAGCCCAACGTCCTGCTGCTGGATGAGCCGACCAATGATTTGGATATTGCAACCTTGACAGTGTTGGAGCATTTTTTAGCTCAATTTGCTGGTCCGGTCATTACAGTGAGTCATGATCGGTATTTCTTGGATAAGGTTGCAACAAAAGTATTGGCTTTTGAGCATGGAGCTATCAGAGAATACTATGGTAACTATAGCGACTATTTAGATGAAAAGGCTTTTGAAGCAGAGGTCATAGAGCCTGCTGTCAGTGAGCAAAAAGCTGGCACTGACCATCAGGTCACCTCTAAAAAGAGAATGTCCTATCTTGAGAAAAAGGAATGGGCAGCTATTGAAGAAAAGCTAGCTGCTATCGAGCAACAAATAGCTACTATTGAGGAGCAAATGCTCAGAGCGGCAAGTGATTACGACCAATTGGCACAATATCAAAAGGAGCTGGATCAGCGGAATCTTGAGCTGCTTGAAGCCTATGAGCGCTTTGATTACCTAAGCGAATTAGAAGAATAA
- the yheH_4 gene encoding ABC transporter, ATP-binding/permease protein, producing the protein MLDEADELTIAQEHLEHDLTGQVSFNQVDFSYTADNPLIRNFNLEVKPGEMVAIVGPTGAGKTTLINLLMRFYDVNEGSITVDGQDIRQLSRQAYRRQFGMVLQDAWLFEGSIQENLRFGHLEATDEQIIEAAKAANVDHFIRTLPGGYHMVMNQESSNISLGQKQLLTIARALLADPKLLILDEATSSVDTRLELLIQKAMKRLMVGRTSFVIAHRLSTIQEADKILVLKDGQIIEQGNHDSLLAAKGFYYELYHSQFKTSQS; encoded by the coding sequence GTGCTTGATGAGGCAGATGAATTGACTATTGCCCAAGAGCATTTAGAACATGATTTAACAGGTCAGGTGTCCTTTAATCAGGTTGATTTTAGCTATACAGCAGACAATCCTCTGATTAGAAATTTCAATTTAGAGGTTAAGCCTGGTGAGATGGTAGCTATCGTTGGTCCGACAGGAGCCGGCAAGACCACCCTGATTAATTTATTAATGCGGTTTTATGATGTGAATGAGGGCTCTATCACAGTTGATGGTCAGGACATTCGTCAGTTGTCACGTCAAGCCTATAGGCGTCAGTTTGGTATGGTGCTGCAGGACGCTTGGCTCTTTGAGGGCAGCATTCAGGAAAACTTGCGCTTTGGTCATTTAGAGGCGACTGATGAACAAATAATTGAGGCTGCTAAGGCTGCCAATGTTGATCATTTCATTAGGACATTGCCAGGTGGCTATCATATGGTGATGAATCAGGAATCTAGCAATATTTCCCTGGGGCAAAAGCAGCTGCTGACCATTGCTCGAGCTCTCTTAGCAGATCCAAAGCTGCTAATCCTAGATGAGGCCACCTCGTCTGTTGATACACGTTTAGAGCTTTTGATTCAAAAGGCGATGAAGCGATTAATGGTTGGCAGGACTAGCTTTGTTATTGCTCACCGCTTATCAACCATTCAAGAGGCGGATAAGATTTTAGTTCTAAAAGATGGTCAGATTATCGAGCAGGGGAATCATGACAGCCTATTAGCTGCTAAGGGCTTCTATTATGAGCTTTATCATAGCCAATTTAAGACCAGTCAGTCTTAA
- a CDS encoding ABC transporter ATP-binding protein/permease — MQFAEMSLRLGVVTPLMMIFSVVMIFLTSPSLAWIVAVAMPFLVIVVLYVAIKTRPLSEKQQESLDRINQLVRENLTGLRVIRAFAREDFQEERFNKRNDHYSGISKRLFTLTGLTEPLFVQIIIAMIVGIVWFALDPLARGQFKIGDLVAFIEYSFHALFSFLMFANLFTMYPKTAVSSKRIKEVLDMPISISKNEDGITAFTTRGYLEFDNVTFAYPGETESPVLHNISFKTRPGETIAFIGSTGSGKSSLVNLIPRFYDVTLGRILVDGIDVRDYQLKALRSKIGFIPQKALLFTGTIEENLKYGKSDASHSELEQATEVSQAKDFITSREKGYQTHLAEAGSNLSGGQKQRLSIARAVVKQPDIYIFDDSFSALDYKTDAELRRRLKEVTQDATVLIVAQRVGTIMDADQIIVLDQGEIVGRGTHEELLTSNAIYREIANSQLNKEDMTKEEGD; from the coding sequence ATGCAATTTGCTGAAATGTCCTTGAGGCTGGGTGTCGTAACTCCTTTGATGATGATCTTTTCAGTGGTGATGATCTTTTTAACCAGTCCATCATTGGCTTGGATTGTGGCTGTTGCCATGCCTTTTTTAGTTATTGTGGTGCTTTATGTTGCGATAAAGACAAGACCCTTATCAGAAAAGCAGCAGGAGAGCCTTGATCGTATTAACCAATTGGTGCGTGAAAACCTGACAGGTCTGAGAGTTATTCGAGCCTTTGCAAGAGAAGACTTTCAAGAAGAGCGCTTCAATAAGCGCAATGATCACTATTCTGGAATCTCAAAGCGACTATTTACCTTGACAGGCTTAACAGAGCCCTTATTTGTGCAAATTATCATTGCTATGATTGTGGGGATCGTCTGGTTTGCCTTGGATCCCTTGGCAAGGGGGCAGTTTAAGATTGGTGATTTGGTGGCCTTTATCGAATATAGCTTTCATGCTCTTTTTTCATTTTTAATGTTTGCCAACCTCTTTACCATGTACCCTAAAACAGCAGTGTCAAGCAAGCGTATCAAGGAAGTGCTGGATATGCCGATTTCGATTTCTAAAAATGAAGATGGTATAACAGCGTTCACAACACGTGGTTATCTAGAATTTGATAACGTGACCTTTGCCTATCCGGGTGAAACGGAAAGTCCAGTTTTACATAACATCTCATTTAAGACTAGGCCTGGAGAGACCATTGCTTTTATCGGCTCGACAGGTTCAGGAAAATCATCTTTGGTTAATCTGATCCCACGATTTTATGACGTGACCTTAGGGAGAATCTTGGTTGATGGCATTGATGTCAGGGATTATCAATTAAAAGCGCTGCGTTCTAAAATCGGCTTTATTCCTCAAAAAGCCCTGCTATTTACAGGAACCATTGAGGAAAACCTAAAATATGGTAAGTCAGATGCCAGCCACAGTGAGCTTGAGCAGGCAACAGAGGTTTCCCAAGCGAAGGACTTTATTACCAGTCGTGAAAAGGGCTATCAAACCCATCTAGCTGAGGCCGGCAGTAATCTATCAGGAGGGCAAAAGCAGCGCCTGTCTATTGCCAGAGCAGTGGTCAAGCAGCCAGACATCTATATCTTTGACGATTCCTTTTCTGCCCTAGATTACAAGACAGATGCTGAATTACGCAGACGGCTGAAAGAGGTGACACAAGATGCAACGGTCTTAATTGTGGCTCAAAGGGTGGGCACGATTATGGATGCTGATCAAATCATTGTCTTGGATCAGGGAGAAATTGTTGGCCGAGGTACACATGAGGAATTGCTTACAAGCAATGCCATCTATCGTGAAATTGCCAATTCTCAGCTAAACAAGGAAGACATGACAAAAGAGGAGGGGGATTAA
- the yhcR gene encoding surface-anchored 5'-nucleotidase translates to MKKHFVLKSSVLGVFAGVSMLVTGVQADQVDVQFLGVNDFHGALDTTGSAYMPEGKVSNAGTAAQLAAYLDDAEADFKQTSPDGTSIRVQPGDMVGASPANSGLLQDEPTVKVFNQMGFEYGTLGNHEFDEGLAEFNRIMTGTAPAEDSAINDITKQYEHEASNQTLVIANVVDKETNTIPFGWKPYAVKEVPVNDKSVKVGFIGVVTTEIPNLVLKQNYEQYDYLDSAETIVKYAKELQEQQVNAIVVLAHIPATSDNGVVHDEMAAVMEKVNQLYPEHSVDIVFAGHNHQYTNGTIGTTRVVQAVSQGKAYADVRGTLDTDLNDFVATPEAKVIAVAPGIKTGNADIQAIVDQANDIVKTVTELKIGTAATSSTISKTENEDKESPVGNLITTAQLTIGRKTFPHVDFAMTNNGGIRADLVVKEDQTITWGAAQAVQPFGNILQVVQMTGQQIYDVLNQQYDEDQKYFLQMSGLKYTYTANEANDPSTPFKVVKAYKDNGEEIDPAAQYTLIINDFLYGGGDGFSVFKDAKLLGAINPDTEVFIEYIKDLEAAGKTVSAGINGVKTYVTASLEGSTQSDHTGKHEIINRVFKNREGKVLATELVSDLFTPAQNANPATSIKPLAAKKQANAALPATGTSQHSAAAMTILGLLTLTGTSLFKKKEGQ, encoded by the coding sequence ATGAAAAAGCATTTTGTTTTAAAAAGTAGTGTTCTTGGTGTCTTTGCCGGAGTTTCTATGCTAGTAACCGGCGTGCAGGCCGATCAGGTAGACGTGCAATTTCTTGGTGTCAATGACTTTCATGGTGCCTTAGACACAACCGGCTCTGCCTACATGCCAGAAGGAAAGGTATCTAACGCTGGTACCGCAGCACAATTAGCTGCTTATCTGGACGATGCAGAGGCTGACTTTAAGCAAACAAGCCCAGATGGGACAAGCATTCGTGTTCAACCAGGAGATATGGTCGGAGCTAGTCCTGCTAATTCTGGACTATTACAGGACGAGCCAACGGTTAAGGTATTCAACCAGATGGGCTTTGAATACGGAACCCTTGGGAATCACGAATTCGATGAGGGCTTAGCTGAATTCAACCGTATCATGACAGGCACTGCACCTGCTGAAGACTCAGCTATCAACGACATTACTAAGCAATACGAGCATGAAGCTTCAAATCAAACCCTTGTCATTGCAAATGTCGTTGACAAGGAGACCAACACGATTCCTTTTGGCTGGAAGCCTTATGCTGTCAAAGAAGTCCCAGTTAATGATAAGTCAGTCAAGGTGGGCTTTATCGGTGTTGTGACAACAGAAATTCCAAACCTTGTCCTAAAACAAAATTATGAACAATATGATTACCTAGACTCTGCAGAAACCATCGTTAAATATGCTAAAGAGCTCCAAGAGCAGCAGGTCAATGCGATTGTTGTCCTAGCTCATATCCCAGCAACAAGTGATAACGGGGTAGTTCATGATGAGATGGCAGCAGTTATGGAAAAGGTTAACCAGCTTTATCCTGAGCATAGTGTGGATATTGTCTTTGCTGGTCACAACCACCAATACACCAACGGTACCATTGGCACAACACGTGTCGTTCAGGCTGTTTCACAGGGGAAAGCCTATGCAGATGTTCGTGGAACACTAGACACTGACCTCAATGATTTTGTAGCCACTCCTGAAGCAAAGGTCATTGCCGTTGCTCCTGGCATAAAAACAGGCAATGCCGACATTCAAGCCATTGTTGATCAAGCCAATGACATTGTCAAAACCGTTACCGAGCTAAAGATCGGTACAGCAGCTACCTCTTCAACGATTTCTAAAACAGAAAACGAAGACAAGGAATCTCCTGTTGGCAATTTGATAACAACTGCCCAATTAACCATTGGTAGAAAAACCTTCCCTCATGTTGATTTTGCCATGACAAATAATGGCGGTATTCGCGCTGACTTGGTGGTCAAAGAGGATCAAACCATTACCTGGGGAGCTGCACAGGCTGTTCAACCATTTGGCAATATTCTTCAGGTCGTTCAAATGACTGGCCAACAAATCTATGATGTCTTGAACCAACAATACGATGAAGACCAAAAATACTTCCTTCAAATGTCTGGACTCAAATACACTTATACAGCTAATGAGGCTAACGATCCTTCAACACCGTTTAAGGTAGTAAAGGCTTATAAAGATAATGGTGAAGAAATTGATCCAGCAGCTCAATACACCCTAATCATCAACGACTTCCTATATGGCGGTGGTGATGGCTTCTCCGTCTTTAAGGACGCTAAGCTACTAGGAGCCATTAATCCTGATACTGAGGTCTTTATCGAATACATCAAGGACCTTGAAGCAGCTGGAAAGACTGTAAGTGCTGGTATTAACGGTGTGAAAACCTATGTCACTGCCAGTCTTGAAGGCTCTACTCAAAGTGATCATACCGGCAAGCACGAGATCATCAACCGCGTCTTTAAGAATCGTGAGGGCAAGGTGCTTGCTACTGAGCTTGTCTCTGACCTATTTACGCCTGCTCAAAATGCTAATCCTGCCACAAGCATCAAGCCTCTAGCAGCTAAAAAGCAAGCTAATGCTGCCTTACCAGCAACAGGAACAAGCCAGCATTCTGCTGCTGCCATGACAATCCTAGGACTACTAACCTTAACTGGTACTAGCCTTTTCAAGAAAAAGGAAGGCCAATAA
- the def_1 gene encoding peptide deformylase, giving the protein MIKKIVKDTFFLQQKAQPATKKDLWIGQDLQDTLAYYRDSCLGLAANMIGENKRVIIISMGFVDLVMFNPVLIAKREAFEAEESCLSLIGQRKTKRYQEIKVDYLDAHWHKKSLRLTGLPAQICQHELDHLEGILI; this is encoded by the coding sequence ATGATCAAAAAAATCGTGAAGGACACCTTTTTCTTGCAGCAAAAAGCACAGCCAGCAACGAAAAAGGACCTTTGGATTGGTCAAGACCTGCAGGATACCTTAGCTTATTATCGTGATAGCTGCCTGGGGCTGGCTGCTAATATGATAGGGGAAAACAAGAGGGTTATTATTATTAGCATGGGCTTTGTGGATTTGGTGATGTTTAATCCTGTATTAATTGCTAAGCGTGAAGCGTTTGAGGCAGAGGAATCCTGCCTATCACTAATCGGCCAACGTAAGACAAAGCGTTATCAGGAGATCAAGGTTGATTACCTTGATGCACATTGGCACAAGAAATCCCTGAGATTGACAGGCCTGCCTGCACAAATCTGCCAGCATGAGCTGGATCATCTGGAGGGCATATTGATTTAA
- the yjjK_2 gene encoding ATPase components of ABC transporters with duplicated ATPase domains: protein MSDFIVEHLTKSVGDKTVFQDISFIIHAGDRIGIIGVNGTGKTTLLDVISEKVGFDGDRSPFSKANDYRISYLTQEPDFDDDQSVLDTVLSLELKEMQLIRQYELLMADYSDSNQEKLAEVMTEMDRLDVWSIESEVKTVLSKLGIVNLDQRVGDLSGGMRRRVQLAQVLLGASDLLLLDEPTNHLDIDTIAWLSHYLRTSKRTVLFITHDRYFLDSIATRIFELDKAHVTEYQGNYQDYVRLKAEQDEREAAHLHKKKQLYKQELAWMRTQPQARATKQQARINRFEQLKKDLHQERPIDQLDMAFEASRIGKKVINFKEVSFAYGDQAIIEHFNLIIQNKDRIGIVGANGAGKTTLLSLMTGDLKPTAGQLEIGETIRIGYFSQQIKDMDGSKRVISYLQEVADEVKTSVGTTSISELLEQFLFPRSSHGSLIAKLSGGEKKDCIC from the coding sequence ATGAGTGATTTTATCGTTGAACATCTGACGAAGTCTGTTGGAGATAAGACCGTTTTTCAGGATATTTCCTTTATTATTCATGCTGGTGATCGCATTGGCATTATTGGTGTCAATGGGACAGGAAAAACAACCTTGCTTGATGTTATTTCTGAAAAAGTGGGCTTTGATGGTGACCGCTCACCTTTTTCAAAGGCAAATGACTATCGTATATCTTATTTAACACAGGAGCCGGACTTTGATGATGATCAGTCTGTTTTAGATACTGTTCTGTCCCTAGAATTAAAGGAAATGCAGCTGATTCGCCAATATGAGCTGTTGATGGCTGACTATTCAGATAGCAATCAGGAAAAGCTAGCAGAGGTGATGACTGAGATGGATCGATTAGATGTTTGGTCGATCGAAAGTGAGGTTAAGACGGTCTTATCAAAGCTTGGTATTGTCAATCTGGATCAGAGAGTGGGTGACCTGTCCGGTGGTATGAGACGTCGGGTACAGCTGGCTCAGGTCTTGCTTGGAGCCAGTGATTTGTTGCTGCTAGATGAGCCGACCAATCATTTGGATATTGATACCATCGCTTGGTTAAGTCATTACTTAAGGACCTCTAAAAGGACTGTTCTATTTATTACACATGATCGCTATTTTTTGGATAGTATAGCCACACGTATCTTTGAATTGGATAAGGCTCATGTGACTGAATATCAGGGCAATTACCAGGATTATGTGCGTCTGAAGGCTGAGCAAGACGAGCGCGAAGCAGCTCATTTGCATAAGAAAAAGCAGCTCTATAAACAGGAGCTGGCTTGGATGAGGACACAGCCACAGGCGCGTGCGACCAAGCAGCAGGCCAGAATTAACCGCTTTGAACAGTTAAAAAAGGACCTTCATCAGGAAAGGCCTATAGATCAATTAGATATGGCCTTTGAAGCCAGTCGTATTGGCAAGAAGGTCATTAATTTCAAGGAGGTTTCCTTTGCTTATGGTGATCAGGCCATTATTGAGCATTTTAACCTGATCATTCAAAATAAGGACCGTATCGGCATTGTTGGAGCTAACGGTGCTGGAAAGACCACCCTGCTTAGCTTGATGACTGGTGACTTAAAACCAACAGCTGGTCAGCTAGAGATTGGCGAGACGATCCGTATTGGTTATTTTTCACAGCAAATCAAGGATATGGACGGCAGCAAGCGCGTGATTAGCTATTTGCAGGAGGTGGCAGATGAGGTCAAGACCAGTGTTGGCACCACTAGCATCAGTGAGCTTTTGGAGCAATTTCTTTTTCCGCGTTCTAGTCATGGCTCCTTAATCGCTAAGCTATCAGGCGGGGAGAAAAAAGACTGTATTTGCTAA
- the cca gene encoding tRNA CCA-pyrophosphorylase, with protein MITLMTMPSEFQKALPIVKKIKQAGFEAYFVGGSVRDSLLNRPIHDVDIAASCYPEETKAIFLRTIDVGIEHGTVLVLENGSEYEITTFRTEDVYVDYRRPSQVSFVRSLEEDLKRRDFTVNALALDEDGQVIDIFNGLEDLKHKLLRAVGRPQERFEEDALRIMRGFRFAASLDFDIEAETFEAMKSHAPLLEKISIERSFIELDKLLMAPKWRKGILAMVACQAFNYLPGLVGKEEALQKYLKTLAADYVFQDNHQAWAYLLVMLELDQPKAFLKAWKTSNDFQRRVTMMASLYQIRQERQLEKWDIYSFGKDLALLVDDLRQAQGLVSEAKRVESLYQELTIHDKHDIVVNGSYLIRELGMKPGPQLGMLLNQIEQAIVEGRLVNQREHIEAFVRRELLNE; from the coding sequence ATGATAACATTAATGACAATGCCTTCTGAATTTCAGAAGGCTTTACCAATAGTGAAAAAAATCAAGCAGGCTGGCTTTGAGGCCTATTTTGTTGGTGGAAGTGTGAGGGATAGCTTATTAAACAGGCCTATTCATGATGTTGATATAGCTGCTAGCTGCTATCCAGAGGAGACAAAGGCTATTTTCTTAAGAACAATTGATGTTGGGATTGAGCATGGCACAGTGCTTGTTTTAGAAAATGGCAGTGAATATGAGATCACAACGTTTCGAACTGAGGACGTTTATGTGGATTATAGGCGCCCTAGTCAGGTATCCTTTGTTCGGTCCTTGGAAGAGGATTTAAAACGAAGGGATTTTACTGTCAATGCTCTTGCCTTAGATGAGGACGGACAGGTTATTGATATCTTTAATGGCTTAGAGGACCTAAAGCATAAGCTTCTAAGAGCTGTTGGAAGGCCTCAGGAGCGCTTTGAGGAGGATGCCCTGCGGATTATGCGAGGCTTTCGGTTTGCTGCCAGCTTAGATTTTGATATTGAGGCTGAGACCTTTGAAGCAATGAAAAGCCATGCTCCCTTGCTGGAGAAGATTTCTATTGAGCGCTCTTTTATTGAGCTTGATAAGCTTTTAATGGCCCCAAAATGGCGTAAAGGTATCTTAGCTATGGTGGCATGTCAGGCCTTTAACTATTTGCCAGGCTTAGTGGGCAAGGAAGAAGCCCTGCAAAAGTACCTGAAAACCTTAGCAGCGGATTATGTGTTTCAGGACAATCATCAGGCTTGGGCCTATTTGCTGGTTATGCTGGAGCTTGATCAGCCTAAAGCCTTTTTAAAGGCTTGGAAAACCTCTAATGATTTTCAGCGTAGGGTTACGATGATGGCCTCTCTTTATCAGATTCGCCAAGAAAGACAGCTAGAAAAATGGGATATTTACTCGTTTGGCAAGGACTTGGCTTTACTCGTTGACGATTTACGACAGGCACAGGGCTTGGTCAGTGAGGCCAAGCGTGTTGAGAGCTTGTATCAGGAGCTGACGATCCATGATAAGCATGATATTGTGGTCAATGGCTCTTATCTGATTCGTGAGCTTGGAATGAAGCCAGGACCACAGCTGGGAATGCTTTTAAATCAGATTGAGCAGGCCATTGTAGAGGGGCGTCTCGTCAATCAAAGAGAACACATTGAGGCTTTTGTTAGAAGGGAACTACTAAATGAGTGA
- the msbA_2 gene encoding ABC transporter, ATP-binding/permease protein, whose amino-acid sequence MTEKHVFRRIWTYLSAYRLSLITAIILKIVSAVMSVLEPFVLGLVITELSANLLDIAKGVSGAGINKTYIAFLLALYIIRALVYELGSYGSNYFMTRAVQSSICDLRRDLSQKINRIPVSYFDKHQFGDMLGRFTSDVETVSNALQQSFLQIVNAFFTLILVVGMVLYINAPLASVVIIAIPLIYAASRFVLKKSQPYFKAQANILGEMNGFVQENLTGFNILKLYGREEASKEEFHQITERLQEVGFKASFISGIMMPVLHFISDSVYMIVALIAGLQVIAGRLTIGNKHASLCSVHLANQSAYSDHNTAGWSTAKCQVILRTYLCSA is encoded by the coding sequence ATGACTGAAAAGCATGTGTTTAGAAGAATTTGGACCTACCTTAGTGCCTATAGGCTCTCACTAATAACTGCCATTATTTTAAAAATAGTCAGTGCTGTGATGAGTGTCTTAGAGCCCTTTGTTCTTGGCTTGGTGATAACAGAGCTATCTGCAAACCTATTAGACATAGCAAAGGGAGTCTCTGGTGCAGGCATTAATAAAACCTATATCGCCTTTCTTTTAGCTCTCTATATCATTAGGGCCCTTGTTTACGAGTTAGGCTCTTATGGTTCAAACTATTTTATGACAAGGGCTGTGCAATCAAGCATTTGTGATCTTCGTCGAGACCTCAGTCAAAAAATTAATCGTATCCCTGTGTCTTATTTTGATAAGCATCAGTTCGGCGATATGCTAGGCCGGTTTACCTCTGATGTTGAGACAGTCTCTAATGCCTTACAGCAGTCCTTTTTACAGATTGTTAACGCCTTTTTTACCCTTATTTTGGTGGTTGGCATGGTCTTGTATATTAATGCCCCCCTAGCCTCTGTTGTGATTATCGCTATCCCGTTGATATATGCTGCTTCTCGATTTGTTTTAAAAAAATCACAGCCTTATTTTAAAGCGCAGGCTAATATTTTGGGAGAAATGAATGGCTTTGTGCAGGAAAATTTGACCGGCTTTAATATTTTAAAACTGTATGGTCGTGAAGAAGCCTCAAAGGAGGAATTTCACCAGATCACTGAGCGATTACAAGAAGTAGGCTTTAAGGCCAGCTTTATTTCTGGGATCATGATGCCAGTTCTGCATTTTATTTCAGATTCTGTTTACATGATTGTTGCCTTAATCGCTGGCTTACAGGTGATAGCAGGCCGCCTGACAATCGGGAACAAACATGCAAGCCTTTGTTCAGTACATTTGGCAAATCAGTCAGCCTATTCAGACCATAACACAGCTGGCTGGTCCACTGCAAAGTGCCAAGTCATCCTTAGAACGTATCTTTGCAGTGCTTGA
- a CDS encoding ABC transporter ATP-binding protein/permease, translating into MALIWSYLKTRPKWICFDIVGGLLFVLVNLGLPTILARMIDQGVMQQDQRALYFWALMMFIIVLLGVIGRVILSYASGKLTTNMIKDLRNDMYSCLQDYSHSEYEKLA; encoded by the coding sequence ATGGCTTTAATTTGGTCCTATTTAAAAACAAGACCTAAATGGATTTGTTTCGATATTGTGGGTGGCTTGTTATTTGTTCTGGTCAATCTGGGGCTACCAACAATATTGGCTCGTATGATTGATCAAGGCGTTATGCAGCAGGATCAAAGGGCTCTTTATTTTTGGGCTCTGATGATGTTTATTATCGTACTTTTAGGTGTCATTGGACGGGTGATTTTATCCTATGCTTCGGGTAAGCTAACCACCAACATGATCAAGGATTTACGTAATGACATGTATAGCTGCTTGCAGGATTATTCGCATTCGGAATATGAAAAATTGGCATAG
- the gdhA gene encoding glutamate dehydrogenase: protein MVSAKDYVASVFDKVKRDNPHETEFLQAVKEVFDSLIPVFEKYPNYIEENLLERLVEPERVISFRVPWVDDQGRVQVNRGYRVQFSSAIGPYKGGLRFHPSVNQSIVKFLGFEQIFKNALTGQPIGGGKGGSNFDPKGKSDLEIMRFTQSFMTELQRHIGPDLDVPAGDIGVGAREIGYLFGQYKRLNGFKNGVLTGKGLAYGGSLARTEATGYGVVYFAQQMLAAKGQDLAGKTAIVSGSGNVAIYATEKLQALGVKVLAVSDSSGYVYDDKGIDLETLKQIKEVKRERIKTYLESHPAAVFTPAGEGSIWTIKADLAFPCATQNELQEADAKALIEHGVKAVVEGANMPSTLEAIEQFQQAGVLFGPAKAANAGGVAVSALEMAQNSGRTAWTFEEVDHRLYDIMKAIYQKAAAAAKECGQEGNLVVGANIAGFLKVAQAMSAQGIV, encoded by the coding sequence ATGGTATCAGCAAAAGACTATGTAGCCAGTGTTTTTGATAAGGTCAAAAGGGATAATCCGCATGAGACTGAATTTCTTCAGGCGGTCAAGGAGGTATTTGATTCCTTGATTCCTGTTTTTGAAAAATACCCTAATTATATTGAGGAAAATCTATTAGAGCGCTTGGTTGAGCCTGAGCGTGTGATTTCCTTTAGGGTGCCTTGGGTTGATGACCAGGGCAGGGTCCAAGTTAATCGTGGCTACCGCGTGCAATTTTCATCAGCTATCGGTCCATATAAGGGAGGGCTTCGCTTTCACCCTTCTGTTAACCAGTCTATAGTTAAATTTCTTGGCTTTGAGCAGATTTTCAAAAATGCTCTGACTGGTCAGCCTATTGGAGGAGGAAAAGGAGGATCAAATTTTGATCCTAAAGGCAAATCAGACCTAGAAATCATGCGCTTCACACAAAGCTTTATGACAGAGCTGCAAAGGCATATTGGACCTGACCTTGATGTTCCTGCTGGTGATATTGGTGTAGGGGCTCGCGAAATTGGCTATTTATTTGGGCAATATAAGCGTCTTAATGGCTTTAAGAATGGTGTGTTGACAGGAAAAGGCTTAGCTTATGGTGGCTCTTTGGCTCGCACAGAGGCCACAGGCTATGGTGTGGTTTATTTTGCTCAGCAAATGCTGGCGGCTAAGGGGCAGGACTTGGCTGGTAAAACAGCTATTGTATCTGGATCAGGAAATGTTGCCATTTACGCAACGGAAAAATTGCAGGCCTTAGGTGTTAAGGTATTAGCAGTGTCGGATTCCTCTGGTTACGTTTATGATGATAAGGGCATTGATCTTGAGACCCTAAAGCAAATCAAGGAAGTGAAGCGTGAGCGTATCAAGACCTATCTAGAGAGTCACCCGGCTGCTGTGTTTACACCGGCTGGTGAGGGATCCATCTGGACTATTAAGGCAGACCTTGCCTTTCCATGTGCGACTCAAAATGAGCTACAAGAGGCAGATGCTAAAGCCTTGATTGAGCATGGGGTTAAAGCTGTTGTCGAAGGGGCTAACATGCCCTCAACCTTAGAGGCTATTGAGCAATTTCAGCAGGCTGGGGTTCTTTTTGGACCTGCTAAAGCAGCAAATGCTGGCGGTGTAGCAGTTTCTGCGCTGGAAATGGCACAAAATAGCGGACGTACCGCATGGACCTTTGAAGAGGTGGATCATCGATTGTATGACATCATGAAGGCTATTTATCAAAAAGCAGCCGCTGCCGCCAAGGAATGTGGTCAAGAAGGCAACCTAGTGGTGGGAGCTAATATTGCAGGCTTTCTCAAAGTTGCTCAGGCCATGTCAGCACAGGGAATCGTTTAA